In Candidatus Abyssobacteria bacterium SURF_5, the genomic stretch CATTGGCACGTTCCTCGGCGTGGTCTTCGGATACTTGCTTGCTAATTCACTCGATTCGGTGGTAAAATTAATAGGAACGTTTTTTGGTATCGAGCTCTTTCCCAGCACTATTTATTATTTTGATAAGATACCGGTCGATACCAGTATTTTCGATACGTGCTGGATTGCCGGGAGTGCGATCGTTTTGAGCCTTTTGGCTTCTCTGTATCCGGCCTGGCAGGCGTCAAAGCTTAACCCTGTCGAGGCATTGCGTTATGAATGAGCTGATACGGGCCAAAGGTCTCACCAAAAGATACGTTTCCGGCAAAAGCGAACTGGAAGTACTGAAAGGGATTGACCTCACCATTTGCGCGGGTGAAATTATCCTGATATACGGTTCTTCCGGAGTGGGAAAAAGCACTTTGCTTCACATACTCGGCACTCTGGATAAGCCGACCACCGGAACGCTCAGTTATGGTGAGATCGAAATCAACAAGCTGGGAGAAAAAGCTCTGGCGCGCTTGCGCAATAAACGGATCGGATTCGTCTTTCAGTTTTATCATCTGTTGCCGGAGTTTACGGCGTTCGAAAACGTTTCGCTCCCGGCAATGGTCAACGGCTATCGCATGAAGGAGGCTCGCAACAGGGCGCAGCGCCTGATCGAGGCGGTCGGCTTGAGCGAGCGCATGAATCATAAGCCGGATGAACTCTCGGGCGGCGAGCAGCAGAGAATCGCCATCGCCCGTGCGCTGATCAACGGTCCGGATGTGGTTTTCGCTGACGAGCCGACGGGAAACCTCGACGAGGTAACGAGCGCCGGCATCTACAAGGTGATCAGGCAATTGAATGAGGAAATGGGGACCACATTCGTCATCGTCACCCATGAGTCTTCGCTTGCGCGAGGGGCGCATCGCGCTCTGCATATGGTGGACGGCAGGATCGAAAGGGAGCAGCAGCATGATATGTCATATATGCAAAGATAAGGTGGCCACGATCCGCCTGAAAGAGATAATCAACAACGTGGTCACGGAACTGCACCTGTGCCAGGATTGCTACGAATCGCGCGAACACCAGGGGAAGACCGGCCTCGATGATGTGGGAGCAAATCTGAACGCGCTGGTTGAGGATGAAAAGAAGAAGGTCAAGGCGAAAGGCAAGGGCAAGCGATGTCCCGGCTGCGGGCTCTCCGAAGAACAATTTCGCGCCCGGGGACGGCTTG encodes the following:
- a CDS encoding ABC transporter ATP-binding protein, whose protein sequence is MNELIRAKGLTKRYVSGKSELEVLKGIDLTICAGEIILIYGSSGVGKSTLLHILGTLDKPTTGTLSYGEIEINKLGEKALARLRNKRIGFVFQFYHLLPEFTAFENVSLPAMVNGYRMKEARNRAQRLIEAVGLSERMNHKPDELSGGEQQRIAIARALINGPDVVFADEPTGNLDEVTSAGIYKVIRQLNEEMGTTFVIVTHESSLARGAHRALHMVDGRIEREQQHDMSYMQR